The Sulfurimonas lithotrophica genome includes a region encoding these proteins:
- a CDS encoding transketolase has translation MNSLVSKQMVMKEIYKYFKADETMALLVGDMGFAVLDEFFQNHKGRTFNTGICEQATISMSAGMYLAGLKPIVYSQVPFLVMRAYEQIRYDLNEHKMNVKLIGVGADNYFSSLGRSHCMDDDDVDMMNIFKNFKIFSPTQDSLEKDIKNMFEYDGPTYLRCL, from the coding sequence ATGAATAGTCTAGTTTCAAAACAGATGGTAATGAAAGAAATATACAAATATTTTAAAGCTGATGAAACTATGGCATTACTTGTAGGAGACATGGGTTTTGCAGTCTTAGATGAGTTTTTTCAAAATCATAAAGGTAGAACGTTTAATACTGGAATTTGTGAACAGGCTACAATAAGCATGAGTGCAGGAATGTATCTTGCTGGATTAAAACCAATAGTATATTCACAAGTACCGTTTTTGGTTATGAGAGCTTACGAACAGATACGATATGATCTGAATGAGCATAAGATGAATGTTAAATTAATCGGTGTCGGTGCCGATAATTATTTTAGTTCTCTAGGCAGAAGTCATTGTATGGATGATGATGATGTTGATATGATGAATATATTTAAAAATTTTAAAATATTTTCACCGACTCAAGATAGTTTAGAAAAAGATATAAAAAATATGTTTGAGTATGATGGACCGACATATTTAAGATGTTTGTAA
- a CDS encoding radical SAM/SPASM domain-containing protein codes for MSELILDGSKILWHQERLEQWKRGERIAPITIDMALTQACQYNCVFCYANMQRNKPHKITMPIMKNFLDDCAEVGVKAISLVSDGESTANPIYEDVIVYGKSVGLDMAMATHGNTLTEDVLRKILPGLTYLRFNFSAGTPERYSEIMGVAVEKFYETCENIKTAMRIKKELNLDVTIGMQMVLMPKDGDQIIPLAKLGKELRPDYLVIKHCSDDEEGTLGVDYNKYEELYDLLHEAESYSDDEYLVKAKWSKITSKGIRRYNRCYGTPFHLQMSGTGLVAPCGSFFNEKYKQYHIANITDEGVRFKDIIKSDRYWEVMDFLASDKFDACSMCETLCLQDKTNEVLDAYKKGKHDLKAPDGDLPQHLNFI; via the coding sequence ATGTCAGAATTAATACTTGATGGATCAAAAATACTGTGGCATCAAGAGAGATTAGAGCAATGGAAACGTGGGGAGAGAATAGCTCCAATAACTATAGATATGGCTCTAACACAGGCTTGTCAGTATAACTGTGTATTTTGTTATGCAAATATGCAAAGAAACAAACCTCATAAGATTACGATGCCTATTATGAAGAATTTTTTAGATGACTGTGCTGAGGTAGGTGTAAAGGCTATAAGTCTTGTAAGTGATGGTGAAAGTACGGCTAATCCTATATATGAAGATGTAATAGTTTATGGAAAAAGTGTAGGTCTAGACATGGCTATGGCTACACATGGAAATACTTTAACAGAAGATGTTTTGAGAAAAATATTACCGGGTCTTACATATTTGAGATTTAACTTTAGTGCAGGAACACCTGAGAGATACAGTGAAATTATGGGCGTAGCTGTAGAAAAGTTTTACGAAACATGTGAAAATATCAAAACGGCTATGAGGATAAAAAAAGAACTTAATCTTGATGTAACAATCGGTATGCAGATGGTACTGATGCCAAAAGACGGTGATCAAATAATACCGCTAGCAAAACTTGGAAAAGAGTTAAGACCTGATTACCTAGTTATAAAACATTGTAGTGATGACGAAGAAGGAACTCTTGGTGTTGACTATAATAAATATGAAGAATTATATGATTTGCTTCATGAAGCCGAGAGTTACAGTGATGATGAGTATCTTGTAAAGGCAAAATGGTCAAAGATAACTTCAAAAGGAATAAGACGTTACAATAGATGTTACGGTACACCTTTTCATTTACAGATGTCAGGGACTGGGCTTGTAGCACCGTGTGGAAGTTTTTTCAATGAAAAATATAAGCAGTATCATATAGCTAATATTACAGATGAGGGTGTTAGGTTTAAAGATATAATCAAAAGTGACAGGTATTGGGAAGTTATGGATTTCTTGGCATCTGACAAGTTTGATGCATGTTCAATGTGTGAGACTTTATGTTTGCAAGATAAAACAAATGAAGTATTAGATGCATATAAAAAAGGTAAGCATGATTTGAAAGCTCCGGATGGCGACTTACCACAGCATCTAAACTTCATTTAG
- a CDS encoding PfkB family carbohydrate kinase gives MKKVFVSGDFNILHPGHLRLLKFAKGSGDYLIVGLNSDEINQKGVTQDIRLESIKATSYVDEAFILPTNALDYIHEQKPDIVVKGKEYEYLDNPELEILASYGGKLLFSSGEIAFSSMDLLQKEFLEFDSKPKHSFEYISRHKLEFSELKDIVEKFSKLNILVIGDTIVDEYITCEPLGMSQEDPTIVVSPLARNKFIGGAAIVASHARTLGANVKFISVVGDDENHNYVKSGLDDLGIETKLFCDSTRPTTLKQRFRANGKTLLRVNHLKQHSISKDIQNNILEYVKDSIDGINLILFSDFSYGILTNNVINHISNLGLEKNIFMSADSQSSSQVGDISKFKNMTLVTPTEREIRLSLNDFESGLVVLSDKLSKKTSSNYIFTTLGAEGIMIYNNPNEKLLTDNIRALGSNVKDVSGAGDSLLTCSSMALAVGSNIWQSAYLGSLAAAIQVSRVGNIPIKKDEILRELE, from the coding sequence GTGAAAAAAGTATTTGTAAGCGGCGATTTTAACATTTTACATCCTGGGCATCTTAGACTTTTAAAGTTTGCAAAAGGCAGCGGTGATTATTTGATTGTAGGCTTAAACTCTGATGAAATCAATCAAAAGGGTGTTACACAGGATATTAGGTTAGAGTCCATAAAAGCCACAAGTTATGTTGATGAAGCTTTTATACTACCTACAAATGCATTAGATTATATTCATGAACAAAAACCGGACATAGTAGTTAAGGGTAAGGAATATGAATATTTGGACAACCCTGAGTTAGAGATATTAGCTTCTTATGGTGGAAAACTTCTATTTAGTTCAGGAGAGATAGCTTTTTCATCTATGGATTTACTTCAAAAAGAGTTTTTAGAATTTGACTCTAAACCAAAACATTCTTTCGAATATATATCAAGACATAAGTTAGAGTTTTCAGAGTTAAAAGATATAGTTGAAAAATTTTCTAAACTAAATATATTGGTAATTGGTGATACTATAGTTGATGAGTATATCACTTGTGAGCCTTTGGGAATGAGTCAAGAGGATCCAACAATTGTTGTAAGTCCACTTGCCAGAAATAAGTTTATAGGTGGTGCAGCTATAGTAGCATCTCATGCTAGAACTTTAGGTGCGAATGTTAAGTTTATATCTGTTGTCGGAGATGATGAGAATCATAATTATGTAAAATCCGGACTAGATGACTTGGGAATTGAAACAAAACTTTTTTGTGATAGTACACGCCCAACAACTCTTAAGCAAAGATTTCGTGCTAACGGTAAAACTCTATTGCGTGTAAACCATCTAAAACAGCATAGCATCTCGAAAGATATACAAAACAATATATTAGAATATGTTAAAGACTCTATAGATGGTATTAATCTGATTTTATTCTCAGATTTTTCTTATGGGATACTTACAAATAATGTAATAAATCACATCTCTAATCTTGGACTTGAAAAAAATATTTTTATGTCAGCCGATTCACAAAGTTCATCGCAGGTCGGAGATATATCAAAGTTTAAAAACATGACATTAGTGACACCGACTGAAAGGGAGATAAGACTCTCTTTAAATGATTTTGAATCTGGTCTTGTAGTATTATCTGACAAGCTATCTAAAAAAACATCTTCTAATTATATTTTTACAACTTTAGGTGCAGAGGGTATTATGATATATAATAATCCTAATGAAAAACTTTTAACGGATAATATCAGAGCACTTGGATCTAATGTAAAAGATGTAAGTGGTGCGGGGGATTCATTACTTACTTGTAGTTCTATGGCTTTGGCTGTAGGTTCAAATATTTGGCAGAGTGCATATCTTGGTTCATTGGCAGCTGCAATTCAAGTAAGCCGTGTCGGAAACATTCCTATAAAAAAAGATGAAATTTTAAGAGAACTTGAGTAA
- a CDS encoding nucleotidyltransferase family protein produces MKALLLAAGLGTRLRPVTDKIPKCLVPINGKPLLEYWLDSLSKSGVTQFLINTSYLHEQVEEFISNSKYKNIVTLVYEKTLLNTGGTLLENRDFFDDEAFFLVHADNLSFCDFKGFINTHKNRPNNTHITMMLFHTDNPSSCGIVELDEQGVVQKFHEKVENPPSNLANGAVYICEPDIFKYLKSLNKKNIDFSNDVLPNYLGKINTFLNDAYHRDIGTIESYAIAQIESAEFVKS; encoded by the coding sequence ATGAAGGCATTGTTATTAGCTGCCGGATTAGGTACAAGATTAAGACCTGTTACCGATAAAATTCCAAAGTGTTTGGTTCCGATTAACGGGAAGCCTTTATTGGAATACTGGCTTGATAGTTTATCAAAATCCGGTGTAACTCAATTTTTGATAAACACTTCATATTTACATGAACAAGTTGAAGAGTTTATAAGCAATAGTAAATACAAAAACATAGTTACTTTGGTTTACGAGAAAACACTTCTAAATACGGGGGGTACTCTTTTAGAAAATAGAGATTTCTTTGACGATGAAGCATTTTTTTTGGTTCATGCCGATAATTTATCTTTTTGTGACTTTAAAGGTTTTATTAATACCCATAAAAATCGTCCAAATAATACACATATTACTATGATGCTTTTTCATACGGATAACCCAAGTAGTTGCGGGATAGTTGAGTTAGATGAGCAAGGTGTTGTTCAAAAATTTCATGAAAAAGTAGAAAATCCTCCATCAAACTTAGCAAATGGAGCTGTATATATTTGTGAGCCTGATATTTTTAAGTATTTAAAATCATTAAATAAAAAAAATATCGACTTCAGTAATGATGTGTTACCAAATTATCTTGGAAAGATAAACACTTTCTTAAATGATGCATATCACAGAGATATCGGCACTATAGAAAGTTATGCTATAGCACAGATTGAATCTGCAGAGTTTGTAAAATCCTAG
- the fliD gene encoding flagellar filament capping protein FliD: MAGISSLGVGSGVLTADVIDQLKEADEAQILTPIENKVTLNNQKQDAYTLLSSLMKTLKSSASALSYDTIFDNKTVDVSGNAEVTVESGANIESFTLETVTLAKKDITKFGALASKETNVASGTGTLTIGAYTVDYDATTTLSDLAQAITDKSNGDIEASILQTGDGAYSLVVSSNQTGADQALTITDDTGLLEPALMTAYDAVTNPDGYQKIQTASDAEFKYNGITTTRSTNEVSDLILGVNITLKEEGDFSNVTIEQDTEPLIGEMQLFVDSYNSLMQNLDDMTVYDEDSGAKGVFNDESFVRNIRSDLNSVITSMSNGESLMQYGLDLDRSGIMSFDQSVLEEKMADDPDAVKLFFSGGTDSNGNDRTGIFETIDDKINSYTGYGKLLSNFETGLKSDATNLNESYTRAKEMLENRYEIMTKRFTAYDAMISKINAQFSSLQMMISAEVNSDS; this comes from the coding sequence ATGGCTGGTATAAGTTCACTAGGTGTAGGTTCGGGTGTTTTGACTGCTGACGTAATTGATCAGTTAAAAGAAGCAGACGAAGCACAAATCCTAACTCCGATAGAAAACAAAGTAACTCTTAACAATCAAAAGCAGGATGCTTATACACTTTTATCATCTTTAATGAAAACTCTCAAAAGTAGTGCTTCTGCACTTAGTTATGACACTATATTTGACAACAAAACAGTAGATGTAAGCGGAAATGCAGAAGTTACTGTAGAATCAGGTGCAAATATAGAATCTTTTACACTTGAGACTGTAACTTTAGCAAAAAAAGATATTACAAAATTTGGTGCATTGGCTTCAAAAGAAACTAACGTAGCTAGCGGTACAGGTACCTTAACTATAGGTGCATACACTGTTGATTATGATGCTACTACTACTTTATCAGATTTGGCTCAAGCAATTACGGACAAATCAAACGGTGATATAGAAGCTTCAATACTTCAAACAGGTGACGGTGCATATTCACTAGTCGTATCTTCAAACCAAACCGGAGCCGATCAAGCTCTTACTATCACTGATGATACAGGCTTATTGGAACCGGCTCTTATGACTGCATATGATGCCGTAACAAATCCTGACGGTTACCAAAAAATCCAGACTGCTTCAGATGCGGAGTTTAAGTATAACGGCATTACGACTACAAGAAGTACAAACGAAGTTAGCGACTTAATTCTCGGTGTAAATATAACATTAAAAGAAGAGGGTGATTTTTCTAATGTAACTATCGAACAAGATACTGAACCTTTAATAGGTGAAATGCAATTATTTGTAGATTCATATAATTCACTTATGCAAAATTTAGATGATATGACTGTTTATGATGAAGATAGCGGAGCAAAAGGTGTGTTTAACGATGAAAGTTTTGTTAGAAATATCAGAAGTGACTTAAACAGTGTTATTACATCTATGAGTAACGGAGAGTCTTTAATGCAGTACGGACTTGATCTTGACAGAAGTGGGATTATGAGTTTTGATCAGAGTGTACTTGAAGAAAAAATGGCAGATGATCCCGACGCTGTTAAACTTTTCTTTTCAGGTGGAACAGACAGTAACGGAAATGACAGAACAGGTATTTTTGAAACTATAGATGATAAAATAAATTCCTATACAGGATATGGAAAATTATTAAGTAATTTTGAAACCGGTTTAAAGTCAGATGCTACAAACCTTAATGAAAGTTATACTCGTGCAAAAGAGATGCTTGAGAACAGATATGAAATCATGACTAAAAGATTTACGGCATATGATGCAATGATTAGTAAAATCAATGCTCAGTTCTCATCTCTTCAGATGATGATTTCAGCAGAGGTTAATTCTGATAGCTAG
- the fliS gene encoding flagellar export chaperone FliS, which yields MYGTAAHNTYAQNNVGIESPTRLIEMLYEGVLRFNAQAKKSIKDGDIEKKVYWINRSIAIITELLITLDKTQGDISLYLEGLYNYEITLLTNASVDGDVAKIDEVSNVFKGLLEAWRESTNVA from the coding sequence ATGTATGGAACTGCCGCTCATAATACTTATGCTCAAAATAATGTAGGAATAGAATCACCGACAAGACTTATAGAGATGTTATATGAAGGGGTTCTTCGTTTTAATGCCCAAGCAAAAAAATCTATAAAAGACGGGGATATTGAAAAAAAAGTTTATTGGATTAACCGTTCTATTGCAATCATAACTGAACTTTTAATTACACTTGATAAAACACAAGGTGATATATCTTTATATCTTGAGGGACTGTACAATTATGAGATCACTTTATTGACAAATGCAAGTGTCGATGGAGATGTTGCAAAAATAGACGAAGTTAGTAATGTATTTAAAGGTTTACTTGAAGCTTGGAGAGAGAGTACAAATGTGGCTTAA
- a CDS encoding SDR family NAD(P)-dependent oxidoreductase, translating to MKQALVTGSSSGIGHGISLRLLKLGYKVIGISRNIPSDLIRDKNFTHIKCDLSDEKQTLSLCENLKKQNIFILVNCAGIGVFEPHEELSLKTITQMSFLNLTTPMLLTNATLRSLKKNDGYLINISSIEALRASKFACVYSATKAGLKSFSDSLFEESRKSNLSITNINPDMTQSNFYESLRFDVSDKDNEKLLTSDIADALEHILNMRKGAVVSEYTVRSLNFGIKKK from the coding sequence ATGAAACAGGCACTTGTAACAGGAAGTAGTAGCGGAATTGGTCATGGCATCTCTCTAAGATTGCTAAAACTTGGATATAAAGTTATAGGTATAAGCAGAAATATTCCTAGTGATTTGATAAGAGATAAAAACTTTACACATATAAAGTGTGACCTCTCAGATGAAAAACAGACACTCTCGCTTTGTGAGAATTTAAAAAAGCAAAATATCTTTATTCTAGTTAACTGTGCGGGCATAGGAGTGTTTGAACCACATGAGGAATTAAGCTTAAAAACAATTACTCAAATGAGTTTTTTAAACCTAACTACACCTATGCTTTTAACTAATGCCACTTTAAGAAGTTTAAAGAAGAATGATGGATATCTAATTAACATAAGTTCAATAGAAGCACTTCGTGCTTCTAAATTTGCCTGTGTTTATTCAGCCACTAAGGCAGGTCTAAAATCTTTTAGCGATTCATTGTTTGAAGAAAGCAGAAAAAGCAATTTAAGTATTACTAACATAAATCCGGATATGACCCAAAGTAACTTTTATGAGTCTTTGCGTTTTGACGTAAGCGATAAAGACAACGAAAAACTTTTAACTTCGGATATTGCCGATGCTCTCGAGCATATACTAAATATGCGAAAAGGTGCTGTTGTTAGTGAATATACTGTTAGAAGTTTAAATTTTGGAATTAAAAAAAAGTAA
- a CDS encoding Hpt domain-containing protein: MPIVHADYSNLDHEEMAASIGLSAKHVPILIASYLEEADGGLAKLEESINKRDYAAIKADAHFIKGSSGNLKFNELYEMSKEMEFAGAEADESFDYEGYLKAIKEAISTIK, from the coding sequence ATGCCGATAGTTCATGCAGATTACTCAAACTTAGACCATGAAGAGATGGCTGCAAGTATAGGTTTAAGTGCCAAACACGTACCTATCTTAATAGCTAGCTATCTTGAAGAAGCAGATGGAGGTTTGGCTAAATTAGAAGAATCGATTAATAAAAGAGATTATGCTGCTATTAAAGCAGACGCACACTTTATCAAAGGGAGTTCTGGTAATTTAAAATTTAATGAACTTTATGAAATGTCCAAGGAAATGGAATTCGCAGGAGCAGAAGCCGATGAAAGTTTTGATTACGAAGGCTACCTCAAGGCAATAAAAGAAGCAATCTCTACTATAAAATAA
- a CDS encoding carboxypeptidase-like regulatory domain-containing protein — translation MFSKKVVLTIITAILILGGCGNSNSGGFAVSQISGTVATGEAASATVTIVGSNGETVVTNADSQGNYSADTTYLFSPMMIKAVLDRDGSTLYSFTATPNKNVNVTPLTSYIVNHAAVALETSGGASYMFNQFQSANSPSNIDENVQNSITTLNNYISTTMSANDVDGFDHFSDEFSANHEGYDALLDALDIDIYEDDVIIRINSNILNTLNYNIDVNEINASGIIYDITTDNPIANANITATDRMGNSVSTTTDINGSFTLAVETVRVYDFTITATGYEDQLVPNIPSFVFTETSVGDVPMLPTGASGTTALSGRIIDARTADTGISDATLIIRSGFGERLATPVATTSTDSNGTFSINLPYGFYTVEMQHDLYYKVFKNINIYGGSTEYDFSMLADLTAINASTNFFATITLNWDADPSDLDSHLTGPDSVSGRYHLNFANRTIRSSNYYSSNDACSLGILASLDRDRTSSTNGLLPETTTICKVESGGMYKYYVHHYSGTGTMSQGNAEVIVNTKNGTARTFTAPSTNSVGYHDIWHVFNMDSYGNIYPVNEMIGNDVYDSTIFASSSRSSEIGIFENLPSK, via the coding sequence ATGTTTAGTAAAAAAGTAGTTTTAACTATAATAACCGCTATATTAATATTAGGTGGATGCGGGAATTCTAATTCAGGTGGATTTGCAGTAAGCCAAATAAGTGGTACAGTAGCTACGGGTGAAGCTGCATCAGCTACGGTAACGATAGTAGGATCAAATGGCGAAACTGTTGTTACAAATGCGGATTCTCAAGGAAATTATTCGGCAGATACTACATATTTATTTTCACCCATGATGATAAAGGCTGTACTTGATAGAGACGGATCAACGCTATATTCTTTTACGGCTACACCGAATAAAAATGTAAATGTAACTCCATTGACATCTTATATTGTAAATCACGCTGCCGTAGCATTGGAGACCTCAGGGGGAGCAAGTTATATGTTTAATCAGTTTCAAAGTGCAAATTCTCCTTCAAACATAGATGAAAACGTGCAAAATTCTATTACTACGTTAAATAATTATATATCTACAACTATGTCAGCAAACGATGTTGATGGTTTTGACCATTTTAGCGATGAATTTTCAGCGAACCATGAAGGCTATGATGCTCTTTTAGATGCACTAGATATTGACATATATGAAGATGATGTTATCATTCGCATCAACAGTAATATATTAAATACATTAAATTACAACATTGATGTAAATGAGATAAATGCTTCAGGAATAATTTATGATATTACTACAGATAATCCTATAGCTAATGCAAATATCACTGCTACGGATAGAATGGGAAATAGTGTAAGCACTACAACAGATATTAACGGTAGTTTTACATTGGCAGTTGAGACAGTTCGGGTATATGACTTTACAATAACAGCTACCGGGTATGAAGATCAATTAGTACCAAATATTCCGTCATTTGTTTTTACTGAAACATCTGTAGGAGATGTCCCTATGTTACCAACAGGAGCTTCAGGGACAACAGCACTTTCGGGTAGGATAATAGATGCTAGAACAGCTGATACGGGTATATCAGATGCTACACTTATTATAAGAAGCGGTTTTGGTGAAAGGTTGGCAACACCTGTAGCTACTACTTCTACAGATAGCAACGGTACATTTAGTATTAATTTACCTTATGGTTTTTATACGGTTGAGATGCAGCACGATTTATATTATAAAGTTTTTAAAAATATAAATATATACGGAGGTTCTACCGAATATGATTTTAGTATGTTAGCGGATTTAACAGCAATTAATGCTTCAACAAATTTTTTCGCAACAATCACTTTAAATTGGGATGCCGATCCATCAGATTTAGATTCTCATTTAACAGGACCAGATTCAGTTTCAGGACGTTACCATCTAAATTTTGCCAATAGGACTATAAGAAGCAGTAACTATTATTCTAGCAACGATGCTTGTTCTCTTGGAATATTAGCTTCACTAGATCGTGATAGAACATCTTCTACTAACGGTTTACTACCTGAAACAACTACTATATGTAAGGTTGAAAGTGGTGGGATGTATAAATATTATGTGCATCATTACTCAGGAACAGGTACAATGAGTCAAGGAAATGCAGAGGTTATAGTAAATACAAAAAATGGTACGGCACGTACATTTACCGCTCCTAGTACAAATAGTGTCGGATATCATGATATATGGCATGTATTTAATATGGATTCATATGGAAATATTTATCCTGTAAATGAGATGATAGGTAATGATGTTTACGACAGTACAATATTTGCAAGTTCTAGTAGAAGCTCAGAGATAGGTATATTTGAAAATTTACCTTCAAAATAA
- the gspG gene encoding type II secretion system major pseudopilin GspG — protein MQNKNSRAGFSLIELMIVIVILGLLAAMVMPSLTGKGEEAKRDLVCVQMKSLYNGALDMFKLNNSLYPSTEEGLEALTKNPDEEKYPNYSKSGYLKDNKLPKDSWGNDFVYINDDGIVELISLGADRKEGGKNEAADIKMSECK, from the coding sequence ATGCAAAACAAAAATTCACGTGCGGGTTTCTCTTTAATTGAGTTAATGATAGTTATCGTTATTTTGGGTCTTTTAGCAGCTATGGTGATGCCAAGCCTCACAGGGAAAGGCGAAGAAGCTAAAAGAGATTTGGTGTGTGTTCAGATGAAATCTCTTTATAACGGTGCACTAGATATGTTTAAACTAAATAACTCTCTGTATCCATCAACTGAAGAGGGCTTAGAAGCGTTAACAAAAAACCCTGATGAAGAAAAATATCCAAACTATTCTAAAAGCGGATATTTAAAAGATAACAAACTTCCAAAGGATTCTTGGGGTAACGACTTTGTATATATAAATGATGACGGTATTGTAGAGCTTATCTCTTTAGGTGCCGATAGAAAAGAGGGTGGTAAAAATGAAGCTGCCGATATTAAGATGAGTGAGTGTAAGTAG
- a CDS encoding prepilin-type N-terminal cleavage/methylation domain-containing protein — MKRSAFSLIELLIVVVIVGVVYTFAISNFENVKQNKVKPTLLNLKSLLNKISKNNYAELICLDKCKSCNLYVDGVLDANASAEFEDFLDEDVKVYRYDVNYGLVSLQNKVFFNYENTQEEICFSLSVDTNGVSEQLIVEYKDKFYDFSPYFTNTKVYLSASDISDVREDLYQEVLR, encoded by the coding sequence GTGAAACGCTCCGCATTTTCCCTAATTGAACTTCTTATAGTCGTCGTTATAGTAGGGGTTGTATATACTTTTGCTATATCGAACTTTGAAAATGTAAAGCAAAACAAAGTAAAACCGACACTATTAAATCTAAAATCTTTGCTAAATAAAATAAGTAAAAATAACTATGCAGAACTCATATGTTTAGACAAGTGCAAAAGTTGTAATCTTTATGTTGACGGTGTCTTAGATGCAAATGCATCTGCAGAGTTTGAAGATTTTTTAGATGAAGATGTTAAAGTTTATAGATACGACGTAAACTATGGCTTGGTAAGTTTACAAAATAAAGTGTTTTTTAATTATGAAAATACACAAGAAGAGATATGTTTCTCTTTAAGTGTAGATACAAATGGGGTAAGTGAACAGTTGATAGTCGAATATAAAGATAAGTTTTATGATTTTTCTCCATATTTTACAAATACAAAAGTTTATTTGAGCGCATCTGACATAAGTGATGTTAGAGAAGATTTATATCAAGAGGTACTTAGATGA